From the Corticium candelabrum chromosome 2, ooCorCand1.1, whole genome shotgun sequence genome, one window contains:
- the LOC134198437 gene encoding NXPE family member 3-like, with product MKVIRLLLVLSAAAAAVIIFVVYGLGSRRGMSSYEPIYDHRLPQSAKELVTVQQRGQQQQQQQQQPNTAPIIALPSTPLIEIDTKTETSAKRSFWSVSNTRIYEDRPFYVMVTTRDTQGNKKTHGGDFIIATLVREKSRGVESASVSGVVSDLNNGSYVITFVCPWSGTATIVVKMWLTDRIVQICRSHLDANYAFLCTFGDSLGINVNFHGEMKREDLLRVQSMKAKHQGLGICHMDAQPNIPWRSDKTCEMRFPSKYHWYGVCDGPRAGQSKECVPVQWCVYDDSMKARNKKESKESSNAGIIYGNTKSVMIIKGDRSEGKASSINPCKPQPVVRPKGYWLGKQWINTDCLFSCNTNEKWRDCLSGKDLYLIGASTFRQLYTSVLEGFGVRMPWLFIPSWDFNKFFKQYNASVRYRPHGLPQMTKTAMNFSASVFTADHIDKLEGNGNEIVVISLVHHFVDLTPDGFRKRMEDILDAIRRLKRRNKGSKIPIVFRADNGRSFDSFHINAFRIRWYNEIATDVIKAANLGIIVYDIFDMVAACPNPEPVHQSDYVMSVQVSHILSLVCYQ from the coding sequence ATGAAGGTCATTCGATTATTATTAGTGctttctgctgctgctgctgccgtcATTATATTTGTAGTTTATGGACTCGGCTCTCGACGTGGAATGTCTTCCTATGAACCAATCTATGATCATCGTTTACCTCAGAGCGCGAAAGAACTGGTCACTGTACAACAGCGaggacaacaacaacaacaacaacaacaacaaccaaacacaGCTCCCATCATTGCACTACCTTCAACACCTTTGATTGAAATAGATACAAAGACTGAAACTAGTGCGAAGAGATCATTCTGGTCTGTATCAAACACAAGAATTTACGAAGACAGACCCTTCTATGTCATGGTTACTACAAGAGATACACAAGGAAACAAGAAGACACACGGTGGTGATTTTATTATTGCTACTTTGGTCAGAGAGAAGAGTCGTGGTGTAGAATCGGCTTCAGTCTCGGGCGTTGTATCTGATTTAAATAATGGATCCTATGTTATcacgtttgtttgtccgtGGAGTGGAACTGCAACAATAGTAGTTAAGATGTGGCTGACCGACCGTATTGTGCAGATTTGTCGAAGCCATCTCGATGCCAACTATGCGTTTCTGTGTACGTTTGGTGACAGTCTTGGTATTAACGTAAATTTTCATGGTGAAATGAAACGAGAGGATCTTCTACGCGTCCAATCTATGAAAGCTAAACACCAAGGACTAGGTATCTGTCACATGGATGCGCAACCTAACATACCTTGGAGGTCCGATAAAACGTGCGAAATGCGTTTCCCCAGTAAATATCATTGGTATGGGGTCTGTGACGGTCCTCGCGCTGGTCAGTCTAAGGAATGTGTTCCTGTTCAGTGGTGTGTATACGATGACTCTATGAAAGCAAGGAACAAAAAGGAAAGTAAAGAAAGTAGTAACGCAGGTATTATATACGGAAATACCAAGTCTGTTATGATAATAAAGGGTGACAGGAGTGAGGGAAAGGCGAGCAGCATCAACCCGTGCAAACCACAGCCTGTAGTCAGGCCGAAAGGGTATTGGTTGGGTAAACAGTGGATCAACACAGACTGCTTGTTCTCTTGCAACACCAACGAAAAGTGGCgtgattgtttgtctggcaAAGATCTGTATTTGATTGGTGCTTCTACATTTAGGCAACTGTACACTTCCGTATTGGAAGGGTTTGGAGTGCGCATGCCGTGGCTATTCATACCATCATGGGACTTCAACAAATTCTTTAAGCAGTACAATGCTTCAGTTCGCTACAGACCACATGGTCTTCCCCAAATGACTAAGACTGCTATGAACTTTTCTGCATCTGTCTTTACAGCTGACCATATCGACAAGCTAGAAGGAAACGGAAATGAGATAGTGGTTATCAGTTTGGTACATCATTTTGTTGATTTAACTCCAGACGGATTTCGGAAGCGCATGGAAGACATCTTGGATGCAATACGCCGTCTGAAGCGGAGAAACAAAGGCAGCAAGATTCCGATCGTGTTTCGTGCTGATAATGGTCGCTCGTTCGATTCTTTCCATATTAATGCTTTTCGCATTAGATGGTACAATGAAATAGCTACAGACGTGATCAAGGCAGCGAACCTTGGCATAATTGTGTACGACATATTTGACATGGTTGCTGCTTGTCCAAATCCAGAGCCCGTCCACCAGTCCGACTATGTTATGTCCGTACAAGTGTCTCACATTCTTAGTTTAGTTTGTTATCAATGA